The Cryptosporangium aurantiacum genome has a window encoding:
- a CDS encoding CoA-transferase: MMDKTMQLADLTSHVESGMTIGIGGWGSRRKPMALVRQLLRSDVTDLTVVSFGGPDVGLLCAAGKVRRVIYGFVSLDSIALDPHFRAAREQHGLPVTEYDEGMFVAALRAGASRLSFLPTRAGLESDVLTLNPELRTVASPYDDEVYVAVPGIRLDVALIHLNRGDAHGNGQYLGPDPYFDDVFAMAADRCVLSVEKIVDTTELTAAAPPQSLLVSRMFVHAVVEAPNGAHFTSCVPDYPRDEAFQKRYVDAAGSGESWRAFEASYLAGDEAQYQEAVRALRVPEEVTV, from the coding sequence TTGATGGACAAAACCATGCAGCTCGCTGACCTGACGTCCCACGTCGAGTCGGGCATGACGATCGGCATCGGCGGCTGGGGATCGCGCCGCAAGCCGATGGCGCTGGTGCGGCAACTGCTGCGCAGCGACGTCACCGACCTGACCGTGGTGTCGTTCGGCGGCCCGGACGTCGGGCTGCTCTGCGCCGCGGGCAAGGTGCGCCGGGTGATCTACGGGTTCGTATCGCTGGACAGCATCGCGCTCGACCCGCACTTCCGCGCCGCACGCGAACAGCACGGCCTGCCGGTCACCGAGTACGACGAGGGCATGTTCGTCGCGGCGCTGCGGGCCGGGGCGAGCCGGCTGTCGTTCCTGCCGACCCGGGCCGGCCTGGAGAGCGACGTCCTGACGCTCAACCCCGAGCTGCGCACGGTCGCGTCGCCCTACGACGACGAGGTGTACGTCGCCGTGCCCGGGATCCGGCTCGACGTCGCGCTGATCCACCTCAACCGTGGCGACGCGCACGGCAACGGCCAGTACCTCGGCCCCGACCCGTACTTCGACGACGTGTTCGCGATGGCCGCCGACCGGTGCGTGCTGAGCGTCGAGAAAATCGTGGACACCACCGAGCTGACCGCTGCGGCTCCGCCGCAGTCGCTGCTCGTCAGCCGGATGTTCGTGCACGCGGTCGTCGAAGCGCCGAACGGCGCGCACTTCACCTCGTGCGTTCCGGACTATCCGCGGGACGAAGCCTTCCAAAAACGCTATGTGGACGCTGCGGGCAGCGGCGAATCGTGGCGGGCGTTCGAGGCGTCGTACCTGGCCGGGGACGAGGCGCAGTACCAGGAGGCGGTGCGCGCGCTGCGCGTGCCCGAGGAGGTGACGGTGTGA
- a CDS encoding acyl-CoA dehydrogenase family protein — protein MRFDLDDDQRALADTVDSLVARRGDLRAAIEAGYDTALWRTLCDQIGVAGLAIPEEYGGAGCTYVESHVVLERLGATLTPSPLLGSAVLTAQAVLAAAPPADRERLLPDLAAGRSLGALAWADAAGRWRADGSDVTARPTGSGWTLTGTATLVLDGADADLLLVVAGTRTGVGLFEVSPDATGVTRDVTPALDPTLRFATLTFRGARASALSTDAAPALRRVRDVAAIAVTALQVGAAQRCLDLTVAHLRDRVQFGRPLGSFQALKHRVADLFVEVETARSMSWAAAWAAAHDPDDLPLRAALAKAWCSDAFTHVAAETIQLHGGIAITWEHDAHLYFKRAHATAQLFGAAREHRRRLLEYV, from the coding sequence GTGCGCTTCGACCTGGACGACGACCAGCGGGCGCTCGCCGACACCGTGGACAGCCTGGTGGCCCGGCGCGGCGATCTCCGGGCGGCGATCGAGGCGGGTTACGACACCGCGCTCTGGCGGACGCTCTGCGACCAGATCGGTGTGGCCGGGCTCGCGATCCCCGAGGAGTACGGTGGCGCGGGCTGTACGTACGTGGAGTCGCACGTCGTGCTGGAACGGCTCGGTGCCACGCTCACCCCGTCGCCGCTGCTGGGCTCGGCGGTGCTGACCGCGCAGGCGGTGCTGGCCGCCGCACCGCCCGCCGACCGCGAACGCCTGCTGCCCGACCTCGCCGCCGGCCGTTCGCTCGGCGCGCTGGCTTGGGCGGACGCCGCCGGACGGTGGCGCGCTGACGGCTCGGACGTGACCGCGCGCCCCACCGGCTCCGGCTGGACGCTCACCGGCACCGCGACGCTGGTCCTGGACGGCGCCGACGCCGACCTGCTGCTCGTCGTCGCGGGCACCCGTACCGGCGTCGGGCTGTTCGAGGTGTCGCCGGACGCGACCGGCGTCACCCGGGACGTGACGCCCGCACTGGACCCCACGCTGCGGTTCGCCACGCTGACGTTCCGCGGTGCGCGGGCGAGCGCGCTGTCCACCGACGCCGCGCCCGCACTGCGCCGGGTGCGGGACGTCGCGGCGATCGCGGTCACCGCGCTCCAGGTCGGCGCCGCCCAGCGCTGCCTGGACCTGACCGTGGCGCACCTGCGCGACCGGGTCCAGTTCGGACGGCCGCTCGGCTCGTTCCAGGCGCTCAAGCACCGGGTCGCGGACCTGTTCGTGGAGGTCGAGACCGCCCGGTCGATGTCCTGGGCCGCCGCGTGGGCAGCCGCGCACGATCCGGACGACCTGCCACTGCGCGCCGCGCTGGCGAAAGCCTGGTGTTCGGACGCGTTCACCCATGTCGCCGCCGAGACGATCCAGCTACACGGCGGGATCGCGATCACCTGGGAACACGACGCCCACCTGTACTTCAAACGCGCGCACGCGACCGCCCAGCTGTTCGGCGCGGCCCGCGAGCACCGCCGTCGCCTGCTCGAGTACGTCTAG